GCGCATGGCACCCCCCTTATCTCTCATGTCTGCTAGTGGTGTCAAGTAGCAAACGAAGGAATAAAAACCCGGGATAGCCCCTGCCATCTGAGCCGCCATTGGCGCACCTCTTCCAGACCGGCCTCCCCGGGGTCTTTCCCCGTGCCCAAACTGGCAAGACCCTCGGGCGTAAGCAGGACCTCCACCAGGGCCTCGATCAAGCCCCCGGCGAGGAGGAGCCCCAAAGCCGCAAAGGGATCCTCCTGGGCCTTCTCCAGTTCCTTAACCATGGCGGCATGGAGATCCGCCTTGAGGCCTTCCCTAACCCGGGAGAAGTCCACGTACCGCTCCAGGGCCGCCGCATCCCGGCGCTCAATGGCCCCCTGGAGCCCCCGGAGGGCAACGTAAGGCGAAAGGGCCAGGTAGCCTGCCAAAGCCAGGAACAGGAGGAGGAATCCCAACCACCAGCGAGCTTTCATGGAGCTACTCTAGCTCACGTTAACCCTGGTGTCAATCCTTAAAGAATACGTTTTCCCAGGAGGCTTAACGCCAACCCCACCATCATCTCCGCCGTGCGGTTGCGCTCGTCCAAAATGGGGTTCACCTCCACCAGGTCCAGGCTTCGCACCCGGCCCGAATGGGCCAGGATCTCCATGAAGAGGTGGGCCTCCCGGTAGGAAAGCCCCCCCGGGACCGGGGTCCCCACCCCGGGCGCCAGGGTGGGGTCCAGGACGTCGGCGTCCAGGGACACGTGCAGGGGCAGGCCAGCAAGCCCTTCCAAAACCTCCTCGGCGATGCGGGCCACCCCCAGGCGGTCCACCTCGTGCATGGTGTACACGGTAACCCCCAACTCCTTCAGAAGGCGCTTTTCGCCAGGGTCTACGCTCCTTACCCCCACTAGGACCACCCGCTTGGGGTCCACCGCCTGGAAGGCCTCGGTCAGGCGGGGATGCCCCAGGCCGCAGAGCACCGCCAGGGGCATGCCGTGGATGTTGCCACTGGGGCTGGTTTCCGGGGTGTTGAAGTCCGCGTGGGCGTCCACCCAGACCACCCCTAGGGGCTGCTGGGCCACCCCGCTTATCGAGCCCATGCTCAGGGAATGGTCCCCACCCAAGACGATGGGGAACACCCCTTCTGGCAAGGAGCGGAGCCTTTCTTTAAGCTCGAGGGCCGCCTGGCGGATCTCCTCCAGGTAGGTCTGGCCATTCCCATGGGTTCTCCCTTTCCTTAGGGTTTCCGCCAGGGGCACCCCTACATCGCCCAGGTCCTCCACCCAAAACCCTAAGCCCTCCAGCTCCTCCGCAAGCCGGGCGTAGCGCAAAGCGGAAGGCCCCATGTCCACCCCACGCCGCCCCGCACCCAAGTCCATGGGCACTCCTAGGATGGCCACCCGCTCCATGGGGGGCATGGTAGCAGAAAACCCCATACACCGCTTGGGAACTTTATGCCTCCCCTACTAGGAGAAAGGAGGGGGGAGCGCTATACTTAGAAGGATGGAATACCGCGAGGTGGCAAGCATCAATCTGGCCCGCCTCTTGCGAGAAGGAGGAACGGTTCGCGCCACAGGCGTGGTGCAGGAAGCCTTTTGGGTAGGCGAGGAGCGCTTCCCCTTGGAAGGCGAGGCCACCTGGAAGGTGGCGGTTTCCGCCGTGGGCGGGGACGAGTACTGGCTTTCGGGTGAGGTGGAGGGCGTGGCCCTCATGGAGTGCCGCCGCTGCCTCAAGCCCACCCCTACCCCCATCCACGCCCACTTCCAGCACCTTTTGCGCTACCAGCAGGGCCTGGGCAAGGTGGTCTTCCACGAGGAGGCGGAGGAGGAGTACTACACCTTTGGCGAGCCCGACCTGGACCTTCTTCCCTTCCTCACCGAGGCCTTCGTCACGGAGATGCCCTATACCGTCCTCTGCCAGGAGGGGTGCAAGGGCCTCTGCCCCGTGTGTGGGGCGGACCGCAACCTGGTGGACTGCGGCCACGAGCCGGAGGTCCACCACCCCTTCTTGGGCCTTAAGGACCTCCTTCCCGAACTCTAGCGGGTCTGCTATACTACCAGGGGTTTAGCGGGGGCCATGCCCCCCTGGAGGACTGGAGATGGCCAAGCACCCTGTACCCAAGAAGAAGACCTCTAAGGCGCGGCGCGATGCCCGTAGGAGCCACCATGCCCTGACCCCCCCGACCCTGGTTCCCTGCCCCGAGTGCAAGGCGATGAAGCCCCCGCACACCGTCTGCCCGGAGTGCGGCTACTACGACGGGCGCAAGGTTCTAGAAGTCTAGACCGGGTCAAGATAAGGGGCCCCGGAACCTGGGGCCTCAACTTTTTTCACTGCCAGTGGGTATAGTGGTGCCCATGACGGGAGGTCAGGCATGAGCGGCATCCTGGCCCTGGGGGCTTACGTCCCCAAGAGGGTCATGAAGAACGAGGAGTTTGAGGCCTATCTGGACACCTCGGACGAGTGGATCGTGACCCGCACCGGCATCCGGGAACGGCGCATCGCCGCCGAGGACGAGTACACCTCGGACCTGGCCTTCCAGGCGGTGGAGGACCTCCTCAAGCGGCACCCGGGGGCTTTGGCAGGGGTGGACGGGGTCATCGTGGCCACCAACACCCCCGATGCCCTCTTCCCCGACACCGCCGCCTTAGTCCAGGCCCGCTTCGGCATCCAGGGCTTCGCCTACGATCTGTTGGCGGGCTGCCCAGGATGGCTTTACGCCCTAGCCCAAGCCCACGCCCTGGTGGAGGCGGGCCTGGCCCGGAAGGTCCTGGTGGTGGGAGCCGAGGCGCTTTCCAAGATCCTGGACTGGAACGACCGGGCCACCGCAGTCCTCTTCGGGGACGCCGGGGGCGCGGCGGTGGTGGGAAGGGTGCGGGAAGGCTTCGGCTTCCGCTCCTTCGTGCTGGGGGCGGACGGCAGCGGGGCCAAGGAGCTCTACCATGCCTGCGTGGCCCCTAGGCTTCCCGACGGAACCTCCATGCGTAACCGCCTCTACATGAATGGGCGGGAGGTCTTCAAGTTCGCCGTGCGGGTGATGAACACCGCCACCCTCGAGGCCATAGAGAAAGCCGGCCTCACCCCCGAAGACATCAAGGTCTTCGTGCCCCACCAGGCGAACCTCAGGATCATTGACGCCGCCCGGGAGCGCCTGGGCCTTCCCTGGGAGCGGGTGGTGGTGAACGTGGACCGCTACGGCAACACCTCCACCGCCTCCATCCCCTTAGCCCTTAAGGAGGCGGTGGACGACGGCCGGATCCAAGAAGGGGATCACGTGCTCCTGGTTTCCTTTGGGGCCGGGCTCACCTGGGCTGCGGCGGTACTCACCTGGGGGGGAGCCTGATGTACGCCGCCCTCTTTCCGGGCCAAGGCTCCCAGCGGGTGGGTATGGGAAGGGCCCTCTACGAGGCCTCTCCCGCCGCCAAAGAGGTGCTGGACCGGGCCGAGGCCACCTTGCCCGGGCTTCTTGCCCTCATGTGGGAAGGCCCCGAGGAAGCCCTCACCCTCACGGAAAACCAGCAACCCGCCCTCCTGGCGGTGGGCTACGCCGCCTACCGGGCCTTTCTGGAGGCCGGGGGGAAGGAACCCCTTCTGGCCGCAGGCCATTCCCTGGGGGAATGGACCGCCCACGTGGCCGCAGGCACCCTGGAGCTGGAGGATGCCCTGAGGCTGGTGCGCCTCAGGGGCCGGTACATGCAGGAGGCCGTACCCCCAGGAAAGGGGGCCATGGCCGCCATCCTAAAGCTTCCCCTCAAGGCCATCCAGGAGGCCTTGGCGGGGCTAGAGGGGGTGGAGATCGCCAACCTCAATGCCCCCGAGCAGACGGTGATCTCCGGCGAGAAGGGGGCGGTGGAAGAGGCGGCGGAAAGGTTAAAGGAAAAGCGGGCCCGGGTGGTCTTCCTGCCGGTCTCCGCCCCCTTCCACTCCTCCCTGATGGCTTCCGCCAAGGAACGCCTGGCCCGGGACCTGGCCCAGGTGGCCCTGAGGAAACCCCGCTTTCCCGTTTACTCCAACGTGACCGCCAGCCCCGAGGAGGACCCCGAGCGCATCCGTGCGCTTCTCCTGGAGCAGATCACCGCCCCGGTACGCTGGGTGGAGATCCTAAGGGATATGGAAGGGAGGGGCATCCGGCGCTTTTTGGAGTTTGGTAGCGGCGAGGTGCTCAAGGGCCTGGTGGCCCGCACCCTGAAGGAAGCCCAGGCCCTTTCCGTGGGGGACCCGGAAGGGGTAAGGAAAGCGTTGGAGGTGGAGGATGCGTAAGGCACTGGTGACGGGGGCCAGCCGGGGCATCGGCCGGGCCATCGCCCTGAGGCTGGCCAAGGAAGGCTACGCCTTGGTGATCCACTACGGCCAGAACCGACAGAAGGCGGAGGAGGTGGCGGAGGAGGCCAGGAGGCTGGGAAGCCCCCTGGTGGGGGTTTTGGGGGCCAACCTCCTGGAGGCGGAGGCCGCCACAGGCCTGGTCCACGCGGCAGCGGAGATCCTGGGGGGGCTGGACACCCTGGTGAACAACGCCGGCATCACCCGGGATACCCTCCTCATCCGCATGAAGGATGAGGACTGGGAGGCGGTCCTCGAGGCCAACCTCTCCGCGGTCTTCCGCACCACCCGCGAGGCCATCAAGCTCATGATGAAGGCCCGCTTCGGGCGCATCGTGAACATCACCAGCGTGGTGGGCATCCTGGGCAACCCCGGCCAGGCCAACTACGTGGCCTCCAAGGCAGGGCTCATCGGCTTCACCCGGGCGGTGGCCAAGGAGTACGCCGCCAGGGGGATCACGGTGAACGCCGTGGCCCCTGGGTTCATCGAAACGGAGATGACGGAAAAGCTCCCGCCGGAGGTGCGGGAGGCCTACCTGAAGAGCATCCCTGCGGGGCGCTTCGGCCGCCCCGAGGAGGTGGCCGAGGCCGTGGCCTTCCTGGTCTCCGAGGCCGCCGGGTACATCACCGGCCAGACCCTATGCGTGGACGGGGGGCTCACCCCCCATTGAGGGGGCCAGGCCCGGGGCTAGACCCCGTGGTAAAATCCCCGAGGGAGGTTTTCATGACGGAGCAGGAAATCTTTGAAAAGGTCAAGGCGGTTATCGCGGAAAAGCTCTCGGCGGAACCGGAGAAGATCACCCTCGAGGCCCGCTTCATCGAGGACCTGGGGGCGGACAGCCTGGACACCGTGGAGCTGATCATGGGCCTGGAGGACGAGTTCGGCCTGGAGATCTCCGACGAGGAGGCGGAAAAGATCCGCACCGTGAAGGATGCGGTGACCTACATCCAGGCCAAGCTGGGTTAAGGCCTTACACCACCCCTCTTTGGCTGTTGCCAAGGTGGGGGCCCCGGCAAATCCCTAGGCCACGCTCTCGGACACCTACGGGAGAGGGGAGAGAACGGGTAGCCTCAAGGAGGGCGCATGCATGCGCCCTTTCCTTTTTTCCCGGGCTCCTTTCGGTATACTACCCCCATGCGACGCGTGGTCATCACCGGCCTAGGCCCCTTAACCCCCATCGGCGTGGGGGCCGAAGCCTACCACAAAGCCCAGCTGGAAGGCCGAAGCGGGGTGCGCCCCATCACCCGCTTTGATGCCTCCGCCTTGCCGGTGCGCATCGCCGCCGAGGTGGACGTCAATCCGGAGGCGTTCATAGACAAAAAGGAACTCCGGCGGTTGGACCGCTTCGTCCAGTACGCCCTGATCGCCGCCGAGCTGGCCCTTAGGGATGCGGGGCTGGAAACAAGCGCCCTGGACCCCGAGCGGGTGGGGACCCTGGTGGGCACGGGCATCGGGGGCATGGAGACCTGGGAGGCCCAGAGCAAGGTCTTCCTGGAGCGGGGCCCAAACCGCATCAGCCCCTTTTTCATCCCCATGATGATCGCCAACATGGCCTCGGCCCACATCGCCATGCGCTATGGTTTCATGGGACCGAGCTCCACGGCGGTCACCGCCTGCGCCACGGGCTCGGATGCCCTCGGAAATGCCCTCCGCATGATCCAGCTGGGGGAAGCCGACGTGGTCCTCGCTGGGGGCACGGAGGCCGCCATCACCCCCATGGCCATCGGGGCCTTCGCCGTGATGCGGGCCCTTTCCACCCGGAACGAGGAGCCCACCAAGGCGAGCCGGCCCTTCACCCTAAGCCGGGATGGCTTCGTGATGGGGGAAGGGGCGGGGGTCTTGGTGCTGGAAGAGTACGAGCACGCCAAAAGGCGGGGCGCCAGGATCTATGCCGAGGTGGTGGGGTTTGGCCGGAGCGCCGACGCCCACCACATCACCGAGCCCCACCCAGAGGGCAAAGGCGCTGCCTTGGCCATGCGCCGCGCCCTCTTGGATGCCAGGGTGGACCCCGAGGCGGTGGGCTACATCAACGCCCACGGCACCTCCACCCCCGTGGGGGATCGGGCGGAGGTCCTGGCCATCAAGGAGGTCTTTGGGGAGCACGCCAAAAGGCTTATGGTCTCCAGCACCAAGAGCATGACCGGCCACCTCCTGGGGGCCGCCGGCGGCATTGAGGCCATCGCCACGGTGCAAGCCCTCTACCACGGGGTCATCCCCCCCACCATCAACCTGGAGGACCCCGATCCCGAGCTGGACCTGGACTTCGTGCCCGAGCCCCGGGAGGCCAAGGTGACCTACGCCCTCTCCAACTCCTTTGCCTTCGGCGGGCAAAACGCCGTCCTGCTCTTCAAACGGGTTTAGATGCTAATAGACCGGGAAAGGCTTCTGGAGGAAGAGGCCCAGCGCCTGGCCCCCTATGCGCAAAAGGCCCGGGACACCCGGGGAAGGCAGTACCCGGAGCCCGAGTCCCCCTACCGCACCCCTTACCAGAAGGACCGGGACCGCATCCTGCACACCACCGCCTTCCGCCGCCTGGAGTACAAGACCCAGGTCTTCCCCAACTGGGCCGGGGACTACTACCGCACCCGCCTGACCCATACCCTCGAGGTGGTCCAGGTGGCCCGTTCCATCGCCCGCGCCTTGGGCCTCAACGAGGACCTCACCGAGGCCATCGCCCTTTCCCACGACCTGGGCCACCCGCCTTTCGGCCACACGGGGGAGAAGGTCCTGAATGACCTGATGCAAGGCCACGGGGGGTTTGAGCACAACGCCCACGCCCTCAGGATCCTCACCCAGCTGGAGGTGCGCTACCCCGGCTTCACGGGGCTCAACCTCACCTATGAGGTTCTGGAGGGAATCGCCACCCACGAGGCCGCCTACGCCCCCGGCTTCAAGCCGGAGTACGAGGGCAGGGGCACCCTCGAGGCCCAGGTGGTGGACCTCTCCGACGCCATCGCCTACGCGGCCCATGACCTGGACGACGGGCTCCATAGCGGCCTCCTTCGCCCCGAGGAGCTTTCGGAGGTGGCCCCCTTAAGGGAACTGGCCCGGGAAGAAGGGTTGGATCTCCTCCGTTTTGACGAGCTTTCCCGCCGCATCCTGGTGCGCCAGCTTCTGGGGTTTTTCATCACCGAAGCCATAGGGGCCACCCACCAGGAGGTGGAAGGGGCCGGGGTACAAAGCGCCGAGGAGGTGCGCCGCCATCCCAAACGCCTGGCCGCCCTCACCCCTGGGGCGGAAAAGACCCTCCAGGAGCTTAAGGCCTTTCTTAAGGAGCGGTTTTACCGCCATCCCGAGGTCTTGAGGGAACGGCGAAAAGCCGAGATGGTCCTGGAGGGCCTCTTCCAGGCTTACACCCGCTACCCCGAAACCTTGCCCAAAGAGGTGCAGGCCAAAATCCCCCAGGTGGGCTTGGAGCGGGCGGTGTGCGACTACCTCGCCGGCATGACGGACCGGTACGCCCTCGAGGCCTACCGGAAGCTCTTTCCCTGAAAACCCCAGGGGCGAGGGATAAAATGGGTAGGTGAAAACCCTGGACTGGAATACCCTTTTTGGCGAAAGGGCTGGGCGCATCCAGGCCTCCACCATCCGCGAGCTATTGAAGCTCACCCAGCGCCCCGGCATCCTTAGCTTCGCCGGGGGGCTCCCTGCCCCAGAGCTTTTCCCCAAGGAGGAGGCGGCGGCGAAGGCGGCCGAGATCCTCAGGGAAAAGGGCGAGGTGGCCCTGCAGTATGGGCCTACCGAGGGCTACCTCCCCTTGCGAACATGGGTAGCGGAGTGGCTTGGGGTAAGCCTGGAGGAGGTCCTCATCACCACGGGAAGCCAGCAGGCCCTGGACCTGGTGGGCAAGGTCTTCCTGGACGAGGGAAGCCCGCTGCTCCTGGAAGCCCCCAGCTACATGGGGGCCATCCAGGCCTTCCGGGCCTATGGGCCCCGCTTCCTCACGGTGCCGGCAGGGGAGAATGGGCCGGACCTAGGGGCCTTGGAAGAGGTCCTGGAACGGGAACGCCCCCGTTTCCTCTACCTCATCCCCTCCTTCCAGAACCCTTCCGGGGGGCTCATGCCCCTTAAAGCCCGCCAACGCCTTGTGCAGATGGTCATGGAACGGGGCCTGGTGGTGGTGGAGGACGACGCCTATCGGGAGCTTTACTTCGGCGAAACCCGCCTGCCAAGCCTCTTTGAGCTTTCCCGGGAGGCGGGGTATCCCGGGGTCATCTACCTGGGTAGCTTCTCCAAAGTGCTGGCCCCGGGCCTTAGGGTGGCCTTCGCCGTGGCCCATCCTGAGGTTATCGTTAAGCTCACCCAGGCCAAGCAGGGGGTGGACCTGCACACCCCGGTCCTCAACCAGATCCTGGTGCACGAGCTGGTGAAGGAGGGCTTCCCCGAGCGCCTGGAAAGGATCCGCGCCACCTATAGGGCCAAGGCCCTGGCCATGCTGGAGGCCCTGGAAAAGGAGATGCCCCAAGAGGTCGTCTACACCCGGCCCAAGGGGGGGATGTTTGTGTGGATGACCCTCCCCGAGGGGCTCTCCGCCGAAACCCTCTTCCAAAGGGCTATCGAGGAGAACGTGGCCTTCGTGCCCGGAGGCCCCTTCTTTGCCAATGGGGGCGGGGAGAACACCTTGAGGCTTTCCTACGCCACCCTGAATCGGGAAAGGATCCAAGAGGGGGTCAGGCGGCTTGGAAAGGCGCTGATGGGGCTACTGGCCACGGCCTAGGGCCCATGCCGGGTCCCTGCCCCTCAGGACCCCGCCGCCTCCCTGTACCCTTCCCGCTCGAGGCCTTCCGGCCACCTCCCCCCCAGGGCCTCCCAGGCCTGGACCATATCCATCGGCACCGGGGCCTGGAACTCCAGGATGCGGCCGGTGCGGGGGTGGGGGAAGCGGAGCTCATAGGCGTGCAGGGCTTGGCGCGGGATGTGGGGGCTTTCCCGGCCGTAGACGGCATCCCCCAGGATAGGGGCCTTCAAATGCTTCAGGTGGACGCGGATCTGGTGGGTGCGCCCCGTGTGGGGCCGGGCCTCCACCAGGGCCAAAGGTCCCGCCGTGGCCAGGATGCGGAACTCGGTCTCCGCATACCGAGGCGCAATCCCCCCAACATGCATCTTGTGCCGCTCCACGGGATGGCGGCCGATGGGGGCGATGAGGGCCCCTTCCCGGGGATGCCCTTCGGTGATGGCCAGGTAGCGCTTCATCACCAACCGGTCGCGGAAGGCCCGGGCCAGGGCCTCGAGGGCCCCCCCGTGCTTGGCCACCACCATGACCCCGCTGGTATCCTTGTCCAGCCGGTGCACGATGCCCGGCCGTACCAGCTCGGGCCGCTTTGCCTCCACGGGAGGGAAATACCGGCCTAAAAGGGCGTTCACCACGGTGCCCGAATAGACCCCGGGAGCCGGGTGGGTTAGAAGCCCTGCGGGCTTATTGAGGACCAGGAGGTCCTCGTCCTCATACAGCACGGGAATGTCTAGCTCCTCCGGAAGCACGAAGGGCGTTTCCTCCGGGGGGAGGACCAAAACCTCCTCCCCTTTAAGGCGGTAGGCGGCCTTCTCCACCACCCTCTCCCCTACCTGGACCCGGCCCTGGGCGATCCACTCCTGGGCCCGGCTGCGGCTCACCCCACAGGCCTCGGCCACCGCCTGGTCCAGGCGCACCCCCTGGGCACGAAAGCGCACCATCCCCCTCATGATAGCGGGCCGGGCGGCTTCCTGGCCTTCCCTTACAGGAGGGCGCTTCTTGCGCACAAACGGGCTACATGAACCGCTTTCGCCGCTTGTAGGCCTTGACCTCTTTAAAGCTCTTCCGCCCGCCTCCCTTGGCCACCCCCAGGTAGAACTCCTGCACGTCGGGGTTTTCCAACAGGTATTCCCGGTCCCCTTCCAGCACGATCCGGCCCGTTTCCATGATGTAGCCGTAGTGGGCGATGGAAAGGGCCACCCGGGCATTCTGCTCCACCACCAAGACCGTAACCCCTTCCTCTGCGTTCACCCGGGCCACGATGTCGAAGATCTCCCGCACCAAAATGGGGGCGAGGCCCAAGGAGGGTTCGTCCAGTAGAAGAAGCTTGGGCTTGGCCAGGAGAGCCCTTCCGATGGCGATCATCTGCTGCTCCCCCCCAGAGCAGTACCCAGCCAAGCGGTTGCGGAGGTCCGCCAGGCGGGGGAAGTAGTGGTAGATGCGCTCCATTTCCTCCTTTAGGCCCAGGGCCCTTCGGGTCAGGGTGCCCACCCAGAGGTTTTCCTCCACCGTGAGGTGCTTAAAGACCCGGCGGCCTTCCAGCACCTGGACGATCCCCATCCGCACGATCTCCTCGGGGGGGCGGTTATGGATGGGCTTCCCCTGGTAGAGGATCTCCCCCCTCACCACCTCCCCATCCTCGGGGATGAGGAGGCCGGAGATGGCCCTCAAGGTGGTGGTCTTCCCCGCCCCGTTGGGGCCTAAGAGGGCGGTGATGCGCCCTTCGGGCACCTTTAGGGAGACACCGCGGAGCACCTGGATGATGTCGTGGTAGACCACCTCGATGTTGTTGACCAAGAGGAGGATGGGGCCTAAGTCTTCGGGGCGTGTGGGGTTCAGGCTCATGGCGAAAGGAATGCCCGGGGGTTGCCCCCCGGGCCTACCGGGCTACTTGCCGTAGTGCACCTTGCGGAAGAGGGCCGAGGTGAAGGGCTCGGTGATGGGGACAAAGCGACCCCCTTTGGCCTCGAGGATCCTCAAGCCCTCCGCCCCGGTGTGCTCGCTCTTGGTGAAGTCAATCTCAATGCCCTGCTTGGTGGAAACGGCAAAGCCAGGCTTAAAGGCGTTGGGGCCGTTCATGCCGATGAGGGCCTGGTAAACGGTCTCTCCGGTGATGCGCTTGAACCGCTCCTGGGCCCGGCGCATGGCCTCCACGGCAATGGCGGTGGCCAGCATGCCGTTGGTGTAGTTCACGCTCTCCACGATGCTTTGGGGGCGCTTGTACTTCTCCCCCAGCTCCTTTTGCAGGCGAATACCTGGGGCATCCTCGTGGTACATGTAAAAGCTCGTCACCCACAAGAACCCCTCCGCCGCATCCCCCGCCAGGTTGATGAGGTCAGGGCCACCGGTGTAGTGGGCCCCAAGCTGCTTGATCTTCTTGTCCAGTCCCAGGCGCTTGGCGTCCTTGAGGATGTTGGCCACAGGGCCGGCCACGTTCTGGTGCACGATGAACTCCACCCCTGCCCCCTCAAAGCGCTTCAAGAGAGCGGTATTGTCCAGGTTCCCCGCCCCCACCTCCTGCACGTCCACGATCTGCAGGCCAAGCTGGGCCGCCGCCTTGCGGGCATCGGCCACCGGGGCCCGGCCAAAGGGCGAGGGATGCACCACCAAGGCCACCTTAGCCCCCTTCTTCTGCTTGGCGATGTACTCCAAAAGGGCCACCACCTGCTCGGAGTAGGTGGTGGTGGGGATGAAGAAGTACTCGTTGTTGGGAGCGTCAATGAGCTCCACGTGCATGGAGGCGGGAATGGTGGGCACCTTCACCTCCTGGATCAGGGCCTTAAGCTGCAGGTTGGCCCCGGTGGCGTAGGAGAGGAAAACAGGTATCTTATACCGGTCCAGGGCCTCCTCAAAGAAGCGCTGGGTGTTGGCGTTGTTGTACTGGTCGTCCCTCACCAAGCAGTTCAACACCACCCCGGGGATGAGCTTTCTTTCGTTGGCGTACTTGCAGTAGTCCTCCACCGCCGCCCCGTAAGGAGCCCCCGCATCCGAGGTGGGACCGGTGATGGCCCCCGACCACAGGATGGTCACCTGTTGCTGGCCCAAGGCCAGCCCCGCCATGGCTACAAGACCCAACCAAACCTTTCGCATCTCGCTCACCTCCCATTGCCAACCC
This portion of the Thermus caldifontis genome encodes:
- a CDS encoding DUF2939 domain-containing protein, which encodes MKARWWLGFLLLFLALAGYLALSPYVALRGLQGAIERRDAAALERYVDFSRVREGLKADLHAAMVKELEKAQEDPFAALGLLLAGGLIEALVEVLLTPEGLASLGTGKDPGEAGLEEVRQWRLRWQGLSRVFIPSFAT
- the rocF gene encoding arginase, producing MPPMERVAILGVPMDLGAGRRGVDMGPSALRYARLAEELEGLGFWVEDLGDVGVPLAETLRKGRTHGNGQTYLEEIRQAALELKERLRSLPEGVFPIVLGGDHSLSMGSISGVAQQPLGVVWVDAHADFNTPETSPSGNIHGMPLAVLCGLGHPRLTEAFQAVDPKRVVLVGVRSVDPGEKRLLKELGVTVYTMHEVDRLGVARIAEEVLEGLAGLPLHVSLDADVLDPTLAPGVGTPVPGGLSYREAHLFMEILAHSGRVRSLDLVEVNPILDERNRTAEMMVGLALSLLGKRIL
- a CDS encoding YceD family protein; this translates as MEYREVASINLARLLREGGTVRATGVVQEAFWVGEERFPLEGEATWKVAVSAVGGDEYWLSGEVEGVALMECRRCLKPTPTPIHAHFQHLLRYQQGLGKVVFHEEAEEEYYTFGEPDLDLLPFLTEAFVTEMPYTVLCQEGCKGLCPVCGADRNLVDCGHEPEVHHPFLGLKDLLPEL
- the rpmF gene encoding 50S ribosomal protein L32, yielding MAKHPVPKKKTSKARRDARRSHHALTPPTLVPCPECKAMKPPHTVCPECGYYDGRKVLEV
- a CDS encoding beta-ketoacyl-ACP synthase III gives rise to the protein MSGILALGAYVPKRVMKNEEFEAYLDTSDEWIVTRTGIRERRIAAEDEYTSDLAFQAVEDLLKRHPGALAGVDGVIVATNTPDALFPDTAALVQARFGIQGFAYDLLAGCPGWLYALAQAHALVEAGLARKVLVVGAEALSKILDWNDRATAVLFGDAGGAAVVGRVREGFGFRSFVLGADGSGAKELYHACVAPRLPDGTSMRNRLYMNGREVFKFAVRVMNTATLEAIEKAGLTPEDIKVFVPHQANLRIIDAARERLGLPWERVVVNVDRYGNTSTASIPLALKEAVDDGRIQEGDHVLLVSFGAGLTWAAAVLTWGGA
- the fabD gene encoding ACP S-malonyltransferase; amino-acid sequence: MYAALFPGQGSQRVGMGRALYEASPAAKEVLDRAEATLPGLLALMWEGPEEALTLTENQQPALLAVGYAAYRAFLEAGGKEPLLAAGHSLGEWTAHVAAGTLELEDALRLVRLRGRYMQEAVPPGKGAMAAILKLPLKAIQEALAGLEGVEIANLNAPEQTVISGEKGAVEEAAERLKEKRARVVFLPVSAPFHSSLMASAKERLARDLAQVALRKPRFPVYSNVTASPEEDPERIRALLLEQITAPVRWVEILRDMEGRGIRRFLEFGSGEVLKGLVARTLKEAQALSVGDPEGVRKALEVEDA
- the fabG gene encoding 3-oxoacyl-[acyl-carrier-protein] reductase: MRKALVTGASRGIGRAIALRLAKEGYALVIHYGQNRQKAEEVAEEARRLGSPLVGVLGANLLEAEAATGLVHAAAEILGGLDTLVNNAGITRDTLLIRMKDEDWEAVLEANLSAVFRTTREAIKLMMKARFGRIVNITSVVGILGNPGQANYVASKAGLIGFTRAVAKEYAARGITVNAVAPGFIETEMTEKLPPEVREAYLKSIPAGRFGRPEEVAEAVAFLVSEAAGYITGQTLCVDGGLTPH
- the acpP gene encoding acyl carrier protein, whose protein sequence is MTEQEIFEKVKAVIAEKLSAEPEKITLEARFIEDLGADSLDTVELIMGLEDEFGLEISDEEAEKIRTVKDAVTYIQAKLG
- the fabF gene encoding beta-ketoacyl-ACP synthase II, giving the protein MRRVVITGLGPLTPIGVGAEAYHKAQLEGRSGVRPITRFDASALPVRIAAEVDVNPEAFIDKKELRRLDRFVQYALIAAELALRDAGLETSALDPERVGTLVGTGIGGMETWEAQSKVFLERGPNRISPFFIPMMIANMASAHIAMRYGFMGPSSTAVTACATGSDALGNALRMIQLGEADVVLAGGTEAAITPMAIGAFAVMRALSTRNEEPTKASRPFTLSRDGFVMGEGAGVLVLEEYEHAKRRGARIYAEVVGFGRSADAHHITEPHPEGKGAALAMRRALLDARVDPEAVGYINAHGTSTPVGDRAEVLAIKEVFGEHAKRLMVSSTKSMTGHLLGAAGGIEAIATVQALYHGVIPPTINLEDPDPELDLDFVPEPREAKVTYALSNSFAFGGQNAVLLFKRV
- a CDS encoding deoxyguanosinetriphosphate triphosphohydrolase, which translates into the protein MLIDRERLLEEEAQRLAPYAQKARDTRGRQYPEPESPYRTPYQKDRDRILHTTAFRRLEYKTQVFPNWAGDYYRTRLTHTLEVVQVARSIARALGLNEDLTEAIALSHDLGHPPFGHTGEKVLNDLMQGHGGFEHNAHALRILTQLEVRYPGFTGLNLTYEVLEGIATHEAAYAPGFKPEYEGRGTLEAQVVDLSDAIAYAAHDLDDGLHSGLLRPEELSEVAPLRELAREEGLDLLRFDELSRRILVRQLLGFFITEAIGATHQEVEGAGVQSAEEVRRHPKRLAALTPGAEKTLQELKAFLKERFYRHPEVLRERRKAEMVLEGLFQAYTRYPETLPKEVQAKIPQVGLERAVCDYLAGMTDRYALEAYRKLFP
- the lysN gene encoding 2-aminoadipate transaminase is translated as MKTLDWNTLFGERAGRIQASTIRELLKLTQRPGILSFAGGLPAPELFPKEEAAAKAAEILREKGEVALQYGPTEGYLPLRTWVAEWLGVSLEEVLITTGSQQALDLVGKVFLDEGSPLLLEAPSYMGAIQAFRAYGPRFLTVPAGENGPDLGALEEVLERERPRFLYLIPSFQNPSGGLMPLKARQRLVQMVMERGLVVVEDDAYRELYFGETRLPSLFELSREAGYPGVIYLGSFSKVLAPGLRVAFAVAHPEVIVKLTQAKQGVDLHTPVLNQILVHELVKEGFPERLERIRATYRAKALAMLEALEKEMPQEVVYTRPKGGMFVWMTLPEGLSAETLFQRAIEENVAFVPGGPFFANGGGENTLRLSYATLNRERIQEGVRRLGKALMGLLATA
- a CDS encoding RluA family pseudouridine synthase — protein: MVRFRAQGVRLDQAVAEACGVSRSRAQEWIAQGRVQVGERVVEKAAYRLKGEEVLVLPPEETPFVLPEELDIPVLYEDEDLLVLNKPAGLLTHPAPGVYSGTVVNALLGRYFPPVEAKRPELVRPGIVHRLDKDTSGVMVVAKHGGALEALARAFRDRLVMKRYLAITEGHPREGALIAPIGRHPVERHKMHVGGIAPRYAETEFRILATAGPLALVEARPHTGRTHQIRVHLKHLKAPILGDAVYGRESPHIPRQALHAYELRFPHPRTGRILEFQAPVPMDMVQAWEALGGRWPEGLEREGYREAAGS